Proteins from one Chitinophaga oryzae genomic window:
- a CDS encoding AMP nucleosidase — MKTKEEIVANWLPRYTGEKLDRFGSHILLTNFSNYLTMFAEWNNVEVIGAGKPMQCATAGDITIINFGMGSPGAATVMDLLSAIHPKAVLFLGKCGGLKKKNAIGDLILPIAAIRGEGTSNDYFPPEVPALPAFALQKAISTTIRELGYDYWTGTCYTTNRRVWEHDAEFKQYLERVRAMAVDMETATIFSVGFFNKIPTGALLLVSDQPMVPEGVKTEESDKKVTTKFVERHLQIGIESLQKLIDSHQTVKHLRF, encoded by the coding sequence ATGAAGACAAAAGAAGAAATTGTAGCTAATTGGCTTCCCCGCTACACTGGTGAAAAGCTGGACCGCTTCGGGTCGCACATCCTCCTCACCAATTTCAGTAACTACCTTACCATGTTTGCCGAATGGAACAACGTTGAAGTGATCGGCGCAGGTAAACCTATGCAGTGCGCTACTGCCGGCGATATCACCATCATCAATTTCGGTATGGGCAGCCCTGGCGCCGCCACCGTGATGGACCTGCTCAGCGCTATTCACCCCAAAGCTGTTTTGTTCCTGGGCAAATGCGGCGGCCTGAAAAAGAAAAACGCCATCGGCGACCTGATACTACCGATAGCGGCTATACGGGGCGAAGGTACCTCCAACGACTATTTTCCGCCTGAAGTGCCTGCCCTGCCTGCGTTTGCGCTGCAGAAAGCAATCTCCACCACCATCCGGGAACTGGGTTATGACTACTGGACCGGTACCTGCTACACCACTAACCGCCGGGTGTGGGAACACGACGCAGAATTCAAACAATACCTTGAACGCGTTAGAGCCATGGCGGTAGACATGGAAACAGCCACCATTTTCTCCGTAGGCTTTTTTAACAAGATCCCTACCGGAGCACTGCTCCTGGTATCTGACCAGCCGATGGTCCCTGAAGGCGTAAAAACAGAGGAGAGCGATAAGAAAGTGACCACCAAATTTGTGGAACGTCATCTTCAGATCGGTATAGAATCCCTGCAGAAGCTGATCGACAGCCACCAGACCGTGAAACACCTGCGTTTTTAG
- a CDS encoding Glu/Leu/Phe/Val family dehydrogenase, whose amino-acid sequence MSQDQHYSFFQSVERSFDKAAVFTKWDKGILEQIKACNAVYQIKFPVRIGDGVQVIEAYRVQHSHHKLPCKGGIRFSDEVNQDEVMALASLMTYKCAIVNVPFGGAKGGIKINPRNYTPFQLEAITRRYTAELVKKNFIGPGTDVPAPDYGTGEREMSWILDTYMSLRPGEIDGYGCVTGKPVSQGGVRGRTEATGLGVFYGLRELCNIKEDMERLGLSTGLEGKRVVVQGMGNVGYHAAKYFHEAGAKVICLIEWDGAIFNENGLDPDAVLKHKKETGSIINFPGSANLNKNTDGLELECEILIPAALENVIDKHNAPNVKAKIIGEAANGPLTPEADEILNKKGVIVVPDMFLNAGGVTVSYFEWLKNLSHVRYGRLGKRFDENMNIHILQTIEDLTGKKVSDKERKFIAHGADEVDLVYSGLEETMHAALHEVRDVMMANPQIHDMRTAAYVVAINKVGAAYEQLGIFP is encoded by the coding sequence ATGTCGCAAGATCAGCATTATAGCTTTTTCCAGAGCGTGGAAAGAAGTTTCGACAAAGCCGCGGTATTCACCAAGTGGGACAAGGGTATTCTGGAACAGATCAAGGCTTGTAACGCCGTTTACCAGATCAAATTTCCGGTAAGAATCGGCGATGGTGTTCAGGTAATTGAAGCTTACCGCGTACAACACTCTCATCACAAACTGCCTTGTAAAGGTGGTATCCGCTTCAGCGATGAAGTAAACCAGGATGAGGTGATGGCGCTGGCTTCCCTGATGACCTACAAATGCGCGATCGTAAACGTTCCTTTCGGCGGCGCTAAAGGCGGTATCAAAATCAACCCCCGCAACTATACTCCCTTCCAGCTGGAAGCAATTACCCGCCGTTATACTGCGGAACTGGTAAAGAAAAACTTTATCGGCCCCGGTACAGACGTTCCGGCTCCTGACTATGGAACCGGCGAAAGGGAAATGAGCTGGATACTGGACACCTACATGAGCCTCCGTCCGGGTGAAATCGACGGTTATGGCTGCGTTACCGGTAAACCGGTATCTCAGGGCGGCGTACGCGGACGTACCGAAGCTACCGGCCTCGGTGTGTTCTACGGCCTGCGCGAACTGTGCAACATCAAGGAAGACATGGAACGCCTCGGCCTCTCTACCGGCCTCGAAGGTAAACGCGTAGTGGTACAGGGTATGGGTAACGTAGGTTATCATGCTGCCAAGTACTTCCACGAAGCCGGCGCTAAAGTGATCTGCCTCATCGAATGGGATGGCGCCATCTTCAACGAAAATGGCCTCGATCCTGATGCTGTACTGAAACACAAAAAAGAAACCGGTTCTATCATCAACTTCCCCGGCTCTGCCAACCTGAATAAAAATACAGACGGCCTGGAACTGGAATGCGAAATCCTGATCCCTGCAGCCCTGGAAAATGTGATCGACAAACATAATGCGCCCAATGTAAAGGCCAAAATCATCGGTGAAGCCGCTAACGGCCCGCTTACCCCGGAAGCCGATGAGATCCTGAACAAAAAAGGCGTGATCGTAGTGCCCGATATGTTCCTGAATGCCGGTGGTGTAACCGTTTCCTACTTCGAATGGCTGAAAAACCTCAGCCACGTGCGTTACGGCCGTCTGGGCAAACGCTTCGATGAAAACATGAATATCCACATTCTGCAGACCATCGAAGACCTGACCGGTAAAAAAGTATCCGACAAAGAAAGAAAATTCATCGCTCACGGTGCAGACGAAGTAGACCTGGTTTACTCCGGCCTGGAAGAAACCATGCACGCCGCCCTCCACGAAGTGCGCGACGTGATGATGGCCAACCCGCAGATACATGACATGCGTACTGCCGCCTATGTGGTAGCCATCAACAAAGTAGGCGCCGCTTACGAGCAGCTGGGCATCTTCCCTTGA
- the ccsA gene encoding cytochrome c biogenesis protein CcsA: MARHWWKALAILLLIYVIIAGFTIRIPIIGTNGQSSRGLFFHVPMWICMYTMFTISVVNSLLYLSKYDLKRDVYASSAARVGAFFGVLGFATGSLWATYTWGGTLTDDPKQICTAIAILIYMAYLVLRISIHDIDKRARISAVFNIFAFALLIPLTYIIPRMVDSLHPGSASTPGFASKDTDGGMKLVLYPAFIGWTLLSVWIYSLLVRYKKLELKNIFK; encoded by the coding sequence ATGGCCAGACATTGGTGGAAAGCATTAGCGATACTGCTTCTGATTTATGTAATTATCGCCGGGTTCACTATCAGGATACCAATCATAGGAACCAATGGACAATCATCCCGTGGATTGTTTTTTCATGTGCCAATGTGGATATGTATGTATACCATGTTCACCATCTCCGTTGTCAATTCTCTCCTTTACCTGTCCAAATATGATCTGAAAAGAGATGTATATGCCTCCAGTGCTGCACGGGTAGGCGCCTTTTTTGGCGTGTTGGGTTTTGCCACCGGTTCCCTCTGGGCTACCTATACCTGGGGCGGCACGCTGACAGACGATCCCAAACAGATATGCACGGCCATCGCCATCCTCATCTATATGGCATACCTGGTACTGCGCATCTCTATCCATGATATTGATAAAAGGGCCCGTATCTCCGCGGTGTTCAACATTTTCGCTTTTGCCCTGCTCATCCCGCTGACGTATATCATCCCCCGCATGGTGGACTCCCTTCACCCGGGAAGCGCCTCTACGCCGGGATTTGCTTCAAAAGATACGGATGGCGGTATGAAACTGGTGCTGTACCCTGCCTTTATTGGCTGGACCCTCCTGAGCGTATGGATCTACAGCCTGCTGGTCCGCTATAAAAAACTTGAGCTTAAAAATATTTTTAAATGA
- a CDS encoding thymidine kinase, with product MFIEPSLAGGRRGWIEVICGSMFSGKTEELIRRLKRARIANLKVEIFKPVIDTRYDEGSIVSHDENKIVSTPIDNSQQMLLLAQDVDVVGIDEAQFFDAELPNVCDKLALQGIRVIVAGLDMDYTGKPFGQMPFMLAKADYITKLHAICVCCGNIANYSYRKSAETETLLLGEKDLYEPRCRHCYYEVK from the coding sequence ATGTTTATTGAACCTTCTCTTGCAGGAGGACGGAGAGGCTGGATCGAGGTAATATGCGGCTCTATGTTCTCGGGAAAAACCGAAGAGCTCATCCGCCGCCTGAAGCGTGCCCGTATCGCCAATTTAAAGGTAGAGATCTTTAAACCGGTGATTGACACACGTTATGACGAAGGTAGCATTGTATCGCACGACGAGAATAAAATTGTTTCCACGCCTATCGACAACTCACAGCAGATGCTGCTGCTGGCGCAGGACGTAGATGTGGTGGGAATAGACGAGGCGCAGTTTTTTGATGCGGAACTGCCCAATGTATGTGATAAACTGGCATTACAGGGTATTCGGGTGATCGTGGCGGGGCTGGACATGGATTATACCGGGAAGCCCTTCGGGCAGATGCCGTTTATGCTGGCCAAGGCCGATTATATCACCAAACTGCACGCCATCTGCGTGTGTTGCGGAAATATCGCCAACTACTCTTACCGCAAATCTGCGGAAACAGAAACATTGCTGCTGGGGGAAAAAGACCTGTACGAACCCCGCTGCCGGCATTGTTATTATGAAGTGAAATAA
- a CDS encoding type I restriction enzyme HsdR N-terminal domain-containing protein, whose protein sequence is MITINFPPPDFRISREQDKALIFDRYRKKFVRLTPEEWVRQNFLNYLVKTLGYPASLIGIEREIMLGELKKRFDIVVYNRRMEPWMLVECKEMNVPISQQTLEQIIRYHMVIPATYLVMTNGTHTFCCTHNVASKQWLFLTALPHFEI, encoded by the coding sequence TTGATCACCATTAACTTTCCACCACCGGATTTCAGGATCAGCCGGGAGCAGGACAAAGCGTTGATTTTTGACCGCTACCGGAAAAAATTCGTGCGGCTTACCCCGGAGGAATGGGTACGGCAAAATTTCCTCAACTACCTCGTCAAAACCCTGGGTTATCCGGCTTCACTGATAGGGATTGAGCGGGAGATCATGCTCGGGGAACTGAAAAAGCGGTTCGATATTGTGGTGTACAACCGCCGCATGGAGCCCTGGATGCTGGTGGAGTGCAAGGAAATGAATGTGCCCATCAGCCAGCAAACGCTGGAACAGATTATCCGTTACCATATGGTGATCCCGGCTACCTACCTCGTGATGACCAACGGCACGCATACCTTTTGCTGCACGCACAACGTGGCCTCTAAACAATGGCTGTTCCTCACCGCGCTTCCGCATTTTGAAATTTAG
- a CDS encoding CcmD family protein has product MINKAFSFCLTLTLLLVSVLANAQQQDTEKGALNEFFRSNDKIYVIVGVLVIIFLGIVLFLINLDRKISKLEQRDKK; this is encoded by the coding sequence ATGATCAATAAAGCGTTTTCATTTTGCCTGACACTCACCCTCCTGCTGGTGTCTGTACTGGCAAATGCACAACAACAGGATACAGAGAAAGGGGCCTTAAACGAGTTCTTCCGCAGCAATGACAAGATATATGTGATCGTAGGCGTTTTAGTGATCATCTTCCTGGGTATTGTACTCTTCCTCATTAACCTGGACAGAAAGATCAGCAAGCTGGAGCAGCGGGACAAAAAATAA
- a CDS encoding GtrA family protein, translating to MLRRIILHIIDFFYQPFARVMPRQTFRYLACGGGNTAMDILLYFICYNFVLQKEMIHLPFIDISAHIAALFMSMAVTFPTGFLLSKYVVFSESNLRGRVQLFRYFLLVGICILLNYFLMKLFVDRLHFYPTIGKIFTTALVVIFSYLTQKKFTFKVKQQSAG from the coding sequence ATGTTACGCAGGATCATACTACATATCATCGACTTCTTCTATCAGCCGTTTGCCCGGGTAATGCCCCGGCAGACCTTCCGCTACCTCGCCTGTGGTGGCGGGAATACGGCGATGGATATCCTTTTGTACTTCATCTGTTACAATTTTGTATTACAGAAGGAGATGATCCATCTGCCTTTTATTGATATCAGCGCGCACATCGCTGCCCTGTTTATGTCGATGGCCGTGACTTTCCCCACAGGCTTCCTTCTGAGCAAGTACGTGGTGTTCTCCGAGTCCAATCTCAGGGGCCGGGTACAGCTGTTCCGTTATTTCCTGCTGGTAGGTATCTGCATCCTGCTCAACTACTTCCTGATGAAGCTGTTTGTAGACAGGCTGCACTTCTACCCTACCATCGGTAAAATCTTCACCACCGCGCTGGTGGTCATCTTCAGCTACCTTACCCAGAAAAAATTCACGTTCAAAGTAAAACAGCAATCCGCGGGTTGA
- a CDS encoding heme exporter protein CcmB, with protein sequence MKSAIHQIYTLVRKDLVLELRQQYAFYGVLLYIISTVFVINLMMGKPDDKLWNALFWVIQLFVAVNAIAKSFMQENRGRLLYFYSLVPPRVFIAAKLIYNVILMTLMSLIALVCSFTFLGNPLHNTGYFVGIVLLGGTSLSLLFTVLAAIAAQANHNAALMAVMGFPLMMPMLMLLANVSLSAFVTVYQPGLPKMFLLLGGMDLLTIALTMVLFPFLWKD encoded by the coding sequence ATGAAATCTGCCATCCACCAAATATATACGCTGGTCCGGAAAGACCTGGTGCTGGAGCTGCGGCAACAGTACGCTTTTTACGGCGTGCTGCTGTACATCATCTCCACTGTTTTTGTGATCAACCTGATGATGGGTAAACCGGACGACAAATTATGGAACGCCCTTTTCTGGGTGATACAGTTGTTTGTGGCGGTCAACGCCATTGCCAAAAGTTTTATGCAGGAGAACAGGGGGCGGTTGTTATATTTCTATTCGCTGGTGCCTCCGCGGGTGTTCATCGCGGCCAAACTGATCTATAATGTTATCCTGATGACCCTCATGAGCCTGATAGCGCTGGTATGCAGCTTTACGTTCCTGGGCAACCCGCTTCATAACACCGGGTATTTTGTCGGGATCGTGCTGCTGGGCGGTACGAGCCTCAGCCTGTTGTTTACCGTGCTGGCGGCCATTGCGGCACAGGCCAACCATAATGCGGCGCTGATGGCGGTGATGGGTTTCCCGCTGATGATGCCCATGCTGATGCTGCTGGCCAACGTGTCTTTATCGGCTTTTGTAACGGTATACCAGCCGGGACTGCCCAAGATGTTCCTGCTGCTGGGCGGGATGGACTTACTGACCATCGCCCTCACCATGGTGCTCTTCCCGTTTCTGTGGAAGGACTGA
- the accC gene encoding acetyl-CoA carboxylase biotin carboxylase subunit, translating into MKKILVANRGEIALRIMRSAREMGIKTVAVYSEADRTMPFVQYADEAVCIGPAPSSQSYLLGEKIIAVAKERGADGIHPGYGFLSENARFAQLVADAGITFIGPAAASIETMGSKLAAKQAAQKFGVPMVPGTETPLRSVEEAREVVKKTGFPILIKASAGGGGKGMRVVNAPEELEEQIRLAKSEALSAFGDDAVFIEKYVGAPRHIEIQILGDQHGNCVYLFERECSIQRRHQKLIEEAPSSVLTPAIRAAMGKCAVDVAKACNYYGAGTVEFLVDEQLNFYFLEMNTRLQVEHPVTELITGLDLVKEQIKVARGEKLSFSQEDLTINGHAIELRICAEDPANNFLPDTGRLETYIRPQGYGVRVDDGYEQGMDIPIFYDPMIAKLIAWGSTREEARHRLIRAIEEYQVKGIRTTLPFGHWALQQPAFIEGRFDTNFINKYYTPQALLAERPEIDKLAAVLAAQVWQQQTVALQSATGYEKQPPSAWKKRNMLR; encoded by the coding sequence ATGAAAAAGATCCTGGTAGCCAATCGTGGAGAAATAGCCTTGCGTATTATGCGTTCTGCCCGTGAGATGGGAATCAAGACAGTGGCCGTGTATTCAGAAGCTGACCGCACCATGCCTTTTGTACAATATGCCGACGAAGCGGTGTGTATAGGACCTGCGCCTTCCAGCCAGTCATACCTGCTGGGGGAAAAAATTATTGCGGTGGCCAAAGAGCGCGGGGCAGACGGTATCCATCCGGGCTACGGGTTTCTGAGTGAAAATGCGCGTTTCGCGCAACTGGTGGCCGATGCCGGTATCACTTTTATCGGCCCTGCGGCTGCTTCCATTGAAACGATGGGCAGCAAGCTGGCGGCCAAACAGGCGGCACAAAAATTCGGGGTACCGATGGTACCGGGCACTGAAACGCCCCTCCGCAGCGTGGAAGAAGCGCGGGAGGTAGTGAAGAAAACCGGTTTCCCGATCCTGATCAAAGCTTCCGCCGGCGGCGGCGGCAAAGGCATGCGCGTAGTCAACGCCCCGGAAGAACTGGAAGAACAGATCCGCCTGGCTAAAAGCGAAGCCCTCAGTGCCTTCGGCGACGATGCCGTTTTCATTGAAAAATATGTCGGCGCTCCCCGCCACATTGAAATACAGATACTGGGCGACCAGCATGGCAACTGCGTATACCTGTTCGAGCGGGAATGCTCTATCCAGCGCCGGCACCAGAAACTGATAGAAGAAGCGCCATCTTCTGTGCTGACGCCCGCCATCAGGGCCGCTATGGGAAAATGCGCCGTGGATGTGGCCAAAGCCTGTAATTATTACGGTGCCGGCACCGTAGAGTTCCTGGTAGACGAGCAGCTGAACTTCTACTTCCTCGAGATGAACACCCGCCTGCAGGTAGAACACCCTGTCACTGAGCTGATCACCGGCCTCGACCTGGTGAAGGAACAGATAAAGGTGGCCCGCGGCGAAAAGCTGTCGTTCTCCCAGGAAGACCTTACGATCAACGGACATGCGATAGAACTGCGTATATGCGCCGAAGACCCGGCCAACAACTTTCTGCCCGACACCGGCCGCCTGGAAACCTACATCCGACCGCAGGGATACGGCGTACGGGTAGACGATGGCTATGAACAAGGTATGGACATCCCCATCTTCTATGACCCGATGATCGCCAAACTGATCGCCTGGGGCAGCACCCGTGAAGAAGCCCGCCACCGGCTGATCCGCGCCATCGAAGAATACCAGGTGAAAGGCATCCGCACCACACTGCCCTTCGGTCACTGGGCCCTGCAGCAACCTGCGTTTATTGAAGGCCGTTTTGATACCAATTTTATCAATAAATATTATACGCCGCAAGCCTTGCTGGCAGAGCGTCCGGAGATAGACAAACTGGCTGCCGTCCTGGCTGCGCAGGTGTGGCAGCAACAAACCGTAGCTTTACAGTCAGCGACCGGTTATGAAAAGCAACCCCCATCTGCCTGGAAAAAGAGAAATATGTTAAGATAA
- a CDS encoding 3-deoxy-D-manno-octulosonic acid transferase — protein sequence MLARAIYDTGIRLYRAGVGLAAMGGKKKASLWLDGRQHWRSRMEQAGMGRHPLIWVHAASLGEFEQGRPVLEALRRQYPGYKILLTFFSPSGYEVRKDYPGADYIYYLPLDTRRNARDFISIARPALALFIKYEFWYHFLTELYTRKIPVLLVSGIFRENQLFFKGYGGMFRRLLQQLTHIFVQNESSMRLLQGIGIRTASISGDTRFDRVAALLTEQAALPLVAQLAGNSHLLVAGSTWPEDEQLLASWWRQTTRPGMKMIIAPHEIHESHIRQVQALFPEAVTYSALKAGAPPADVLIIDNIGMLTTLYRYAYVAYVGGGFGKDGIHNLLEPAVYSKPVIIGPEYSKYFEAVELVALKGALVVSGLTNLEDYMQRLLNEPAFYEETASIAGNYVKDNKGATEKILQYIQENRFLNRE from the coding sequence ATGTTAGCAAGGGCAATTTATGATACCGGTATCCGGCTGTACAGGGCAGGAGTAGGTTTGGCAGCCATGGGCGGCAAAAAGAAGGCATCTTTATGGCTGGATGGCCGTCAACACTGGCGTTCCCGGATGGAGCAGGCCGGTATGGGCCGGCACCCGCTGATTTGGGTACATGCCGCCTCCCTCGGGGAGTTTGAACAGGGCCGGCCGGTACTGGAGGCGCTCCGGCGGCAATATCCCGGCTATAAAATTTTGTTAACATTTTTTTCCCCCTCCGGCTACGAAGTGAGAAAAGACTACCCCGGCGCCGATTACATATACTACCTACCACTGGATACCCGCCGCAATGCACGGGATTTCATCAGCATCGCCCGGCCGGCGCTGGCGCTTTTTATTAAATATGAGTTCTGGTATCATTTCCTCACGGAACTGTATACACGAAAAATACCGGTACTGCTCGTTTCGGGTATTTTCCGGGAAAACCAGCTCTTTTTTAAAGGCTATGGCGGCATGTTCCGCCGGCTGTTACAGCAGCTGACCCACATCTTCGTGCAAAATGAAAGCTCCATGCGCCTGTTGCAGGGCATCGGCATCCGTACGGCCAGCATCAGCGGGGATACACGGTTTGACCGGGTGGCGGCGCTGCTCACGGAGCAAGCAGCTTTACCGCTGGTGGCGCAGTTGGCGGGCAACAGCCACCTGCTCGTGGCAGGCAGCACCTGGCCGGAAGACGAACAGCTGCTGGCATCATGGTGGCGGCAAACAACCCGCCCCGGCATGAAAATGATCATCGCGCCCCATGAAATCCATGAATCCCATATCCGGCAGGTACAGGCCCTTTTCCCGGAAGCGGTGACCTACTCCGCACTGAAAGCGGGCGCCCCGCCTGCAGACGTGCTCATTATTGATAATATCGGGATGTTAACCACCCTGTACCGCTATGCCTATGTGGCTTACGTAGGCGGCGGCTTCGGAAAAGACGGTATCCACAATCTGCTGGAACCGGCGGTATACAGCAAACCGGTGATCATAGGACCGGAATACAGCAAATACTTTGAAGCCGTGGAACTGGTGGCGCTCAAAGGCGCCCTGGTGGTGTCAGGACTTACCAACCTGGAAGACTATATGCAGCGGCTGCTGAACGAGCCTGCTTTTTATGAGGAAACCGCTTCCATAGCGGGCAACTATGTAAAGGACAATAAAGGGGCTACGGAGAAAATCCTGCAATATATTCAGGAGAACCGCTTTCTCAACAGGGAATAG